CTTCGCCATGACTTTCTGCCCGACATGAAGAAAATCTTCAGGACGTTGAACTTTTTCCATAGACATTTCGCTGAGATGAATCAATCCCTCAATGCCATTTTCGAGCTTTGCAAATGCACCGAAGCTAACTAATTTGCTAACCTCAACTTCGACATGTTTTCCTATCGGCATACTCTCAATTAGTTCTTGCCATGGGTCAGGTTCTAATTGTTTCAAGCCGACACTGATTTTTTCCATTTCTGGGTCGATACTTAAAATTTTCACTTCTATCTCTTGGTCTTTTTTCAACACTTCGGCAGGATTGGTTACTTTTTTTGTCCAAGAAATATCGCCCACATGGAGTAGTCCATCGATACCTTCTTCAATTTCAATAAAGGCACCGTAATCCATAATTGCACGAACACGACCTTTGACTACGGAACCCACTGGATATTTTTCCGCCATCATTTTCCATGGGTTGGGTTGGGTCTGCTTGAGACCGAGAGAGATTTTTTGTTCATCAGGGTCAACATGGAGAACCATGACATGGACTTCATCACCAATATTCATAATCTCGGATGGGTGACGTACACGACGTGTCCAACTCATTTCGCTGATATGTATCATCCCTTCTAAACCATCTTCCATCTGGACAAACGCACCATAATCAGCAAGGCTAATGACGGTTCCTGTAACAATCGACCCCACGGGATATTTCTCCATAGCATTTAACCATGGATTTGGTGTCTTTTGTTTCAGACCTAAACTCACCCGATGTGTTTCGGGGTCATAGGTAAGAACCATAACATCAATCTTTTGACCTATTTTTAACATTTGATGTGGATTTTTAGGTCTGCCCCACGTCATATCGGAAACGTGTAAAAGACCATCTAACCCACCCAAATCGATGAATGCGCCAAAATCGGTAATATTCTTTACTTCACCTTGAACTATGGCACCGACCTTAATTGTTTTAATAAGTCGTTTCCGTTCCTCTTCTCTCCGCTCTTCTAAAAGTTTTCGATGGCTAACCACGACATTCCGTCGTTTCTGGTTTAGACTTAGAATTCGGAGTTCCATTCGTTTACCAACGAATTCATCGAGGTCGTTAATCGGTCTTGTGCTGACTTGACTTCCTGGCATGAATGCATCCACGCCGATATCCACTTTCAACCCACCTTTTACCTTGCGGATAACTGTACCTTCGATAGTTCCATTTTCTTCAAATATCTTTTGGACATACTCCCAGTTCTTAATACGGTCCGCCTTTGTTTTAGACAAAACAGGCATACCTTCTTCATTCTCTGGAACCTCGATATAAAAATCGAAGGTAACTCCCTCTTTCAGTTCAGAGCGGTCAGGAAAATCTGTAATTCTGACAACTCCTTCACTTTTATAGCCGATATCCACAAGCACACGGTCATCCATAATAGAGACCACTTGTCCCTTCACAACCTCCCCTTCTTGGAACCGCATCATACCCTCTTGCAGAAATTGGTCAACATCGGGCGATGTAAGATACG
Above is a window of Candidatus Hydrogenedens sp. DNA encoding:
- a CDS encoding 30S ribosomal protein S1; the protein is MGYKYTELNAQVDEMATQALTPELKEELNSYLTSPDVDQFLQEGMMRFQEGEVVKGQVVSIMDDRVLVDIGYKSEGVVRITDFPDRSELKEGVTFDFYIEVPENEEGMPVLSKTKADRIKNWEYVQKIFEENGTIEGTVIRKVKGGLKVDIGVDAFMPGSQVSTRPINDLDEFVGKRMELRILSLNQKRRNVVVSHRKLLEERREEERKRLIKTIKVGAIVQGEVKNITDFGAFIDLGGLDGLLHVSDMTWGRPKNPHQMLKIGQKIDVMVLTYDPETHRVSLGLKQKTPNPWLNAMEKYPVGSIVTGTVISLADYGAFVQMEDGLEGMIHISEMSWTRRVRHPSEIMNIGDEVHVMVLHVDPDEQKISLGLKQTQPNPWKMMAEKYPVGSVVKGRVRAIMDYGAFIEIEEGIDGLLHVGDISWTKKVTNPAEVLKKDQEIEVKILSIDPEMEKISVGLKQLEPDPWQELIESMPIGKHVEVEVSKLVSFGAFAKLENGIEGLIHLSEMSMEKVQRPEDFLHVGQKVMAKIISISPVERKVGLSIREYQKDLEGEIMQTHSEAGEPVDVGSMLKDVIPAELLQQGKSIEEVADKLIHNGGSNITTSTEESSQDTTQGTPTEEMPETAPEITAKEEDPEVGVGEAPSSAAPEEEPPPTE